A window of Acidobacteriota bacterium genomic DNA:
CCCGACAGGGTGATCTCGCCGGTCATCGACAGATCGCCGCGCACGGGCCGGCGGGTCAATTCCGACACCATGGCCGTGACCATCGTGACGCCGGCCGAGGGACCGTCCTTCGGAATGGCGCCTGACGGCACGTGCACGTGCAGCTCGGAGCTCTTGAAGAAGTCGGGATCGATCTGCCATTCGGTGGCGTGTGCGCGCACCCATGACAGCGCCGCCCGCGCCGATTCCTTCATGACGTCGCCCAGCTGGCCGGTCAGGGTCAGCAAGCCACCGCCGGCCATGCGCGTGGCCTCGACGAACAGCACGTCGCCACCGACCGGTGTCCAGGCCATGCCGGTCGCGACGCCGGGCAGCTTGGTGCGGTCCTTCACTTCCTCTTCCATGAAGCGGAACGAGCCGAGCAGCTGCTCGACGAACTCGGGCGTCACCCTTACCTTGTTGTCATCGCCTTCGGCGCGGCGGCGGGCGATCTTGCGGCAAATCGCGCCAATCTCGCGCTCGAGGTTGCGGACGCCGGCCTCGCGCGTGTAGCCGCGAATCACCGCGCGCAAGCCCGCGTCGGTGAACACCACCTGCTGCTTGTTCAAGCCGTGGTTCTGCACCTGCTTGGCGACCAGGTGATCGCGGGCGATGGCGAGCTTCTCTTCCTCGGTATACCCGGGGAGTTCAAGCACCTCCATGCGATCGCGCAGTGGCGGTGGAATCGTATCGAGCACGTTCGCCGTCGTCACGAACAGCACTTCCGACAGGTCGAACGGCACGTCGAGGTAGTGATCGCGGAACGTGTTGTTCTGTTCCGGGTCGAGCACCTCGAGCAGCGCAGACGAGGGGTCGCCGCGGAAGTCGTTGCCGAGCTTGTCGACCTCGTCCAGGATGAAGACCGGGTTCTTCGACTCGGCGCGGCGCAGGCCCTGGATGATCTGGCCGGGCAGCGCACCGATGTAGGTGCGGCGATGGCCGCGGATCTCGGCCTCGTCGCGAACGCCGCCAAGCGAGATGCGCACGAACTTGCGGCCGAGCGACTGCGCGATCGAGCGCGCGAGCGAGGTCTTGCCGACGCCCGGCGGGCCGACGAAGCAAAGGATTGGCCCCTTCATGCCCGGGTTCAGCTTGCGCACGGCGAGGTATTCGAGAATGCGGTCCTTCGCCTTTTCGAGCCCCGAGTGCTCGGCATCCATGATCGACTTGGTCTTCTTCAAATCGATGACCTCATCGGTCCGCTTCGACCACGGCAGCGCCACGATCCAGTCGAGATAGGTGCGGGCGACCGTGTACTCGGCGGCGGCCGGCGGCATCTTCGACAGCCGGTCGAGCTCGCGCAACGCTTCCTTCTTGACGGCCTCGGGCAGGCCGGCGGCCTCGAGCTTGGTACGCAGCTCCTCGATCTCGCGGGTCTGGTCGTCGCCTTCACCCAGTTCCTTCTGGATCGCCTTGAGCTGCTCGCGCAGGAAATAGTCGCGCTGGTTCTTGCCGACTTCCGACTGCACCTGGCTTTGGATCTTCGAACCAAGCTCGAGCACCTCGAGTTCCTTGATCAACAGGCGGTTGAGCAGGTCGAGTCGCGCGCGCACGTCGAGGGTCTGCAGCACTTCCTGCTTGGTGTCGGTGGCGATGGTGCCCAGGCCCGAGGCAATGAAGTCGGCGAGGCGTCCCGGATCGGTGATGTTCGAGGCGAGCGCCTGCAGGTCGTCCGACATCAGCGGCGACAGCGAGACGATCTGCTGGAAGTTGGCCTTGATGTTCCGCTGCAGCGCGTCGATCTCGAGGTGATCGTCGTCCTTCAGGATCTCGGGGGCCTCGGTGGCCTTGCCGCGAAGGTACGGACGGGTGGCGGTGATCTCGTCCAGGCGCACCCGCGCCAGGCCCTGCACGATGATCCGCAGGCTGCCGTCGGGCAGCTTGAACATCTTGTGGATCTGGCTGGCGGTGCCAATCTCGTGCAGATCGTTCTGCCCTGGCTCGTCTTCGCCGGCTTCGCGCTGCGCGAAGACGGCAATCGTCTGGCCGCTGGCGACCGCTTCGTCAATCAACTTGACGGAGCTTTCGCGCGCGACGGCGAGCGGCATGAACGCCTGCGGAAACAACACGGTGTCGCGGAGCGGCAACACCGGCATTTCGGGCGGCACGCGAAACACCGGCGTGTCGACAGTCGGCGGGTCGATCGGATCGATTGGATTGCTCACGATGCCGCCCCTCCCAGGGGCGATTGTATTCAGGTGTGAGCCGGAAGGCGGGAGAATTACAGACCCGCCTTCCGGCGGGCCTGTGATTAGGACGCCGGGTGTTAACCCCGCATGTCGAAACCGAGGCTCGAGGAACCGCGGCGCGCCTGGATGCGTTCGCGCTGCTGTGCCATCTCGCGGGCTTCTTCGCAGTCCTTGCAGCGAACCGCGAAGGGCAGCGCGCGCAGCCGGGGCTGGGCGATCTCTTCCGCGCACTCGAAGCAATGACCGTAGGTGCCTTCTTCAAGGCGCGACAGCGCCTCGTTGATTTTGTTCAACGTCTCCGCCTTCATCTGGATGAGGGCGAATTCGATGTCTTCCTGGATGTCGACCTCCGAGGTCTCACCCGGATCGAGCACTTCGTGGTCCTTTTCCGAACCCTCGGCGCGCACATCGCGAATCTTCCCCTGAACTTCGCTCAGGATCTCGCGCTGACGCTCGACGAGCATCCGCTTCAATTCGTCGTACCGTGCCCCGATGGGCACTTCCGCTACCGCTACGTTCCGCTTCTTCGACTTGGCTGCCATGACTGCAACCGCTCCCTTCGTTCCCTGTCCTACAGGGAAGCT
This region includes:
- the lon gene encoding endopeptidase La, which translates into the protein MSNPIDPIDPPTVDTPVFRVPPEMPVLPLRDTVLFPQAFMPLAVARESSVKLIDEAVASGQTIAVFAQREAGEDEPGQNDLHEIGTASQIHKMFKLPDGSLRIIVQGLARVRLDEITATRPYLRGKATEAPEILKDDDHLEIDALQRNIKANFQQIVSLSPLMSDDLQALASNITDPGRLADFIASGLGTIATDTKQEVLQTLDVRARLDLLNRLLIKELEVLELGSKIQSQVQSEVGKNQRDYFLREQLKAIQKELGEGDDQTREIEELRTKLEAAGLPEAVKKEALRELDRLSKMPPAAAEYTVARTYLDWIVALPWSKRTDEVIDLKKTKSIMDAEHSGLEKAKDRILEYLAVRKLNPGMKGPILCFVGPPGVGKTSLARSIAQSLGRKFVRISLGGVRDEAEIRGHRRTYIGALPGQIIQGLRRAESKNPVFILDEVDKLGNDFRGDPSSALLEVLDPEQNNTFRDHYLDVPFDLSEVLFVTTANVLDTIPPPLRDRMEVLELPGYTEEEKLAIARDHLVAKQVQNHGLNKQQVVFTDAGLRAVIRGYTREAGVRNLEREIGAICRKIARRRAEGDDNKVRVTPEFVEQLLGSFRFMEEEVKDRTKLPGVATGMAWTPVGGDVLFVEATRMAGGGLLTLTGQLGDVMKESARAALSWVRAHATEWQIDPDFFKSSELHVHVPSGAIPKDGPSAGVTMVTAMVSELTRRPVRGDLSMTGEITLSGKVLPVGGIKEKVLAAKRAGVKEIILPRQNEKNVKEDLGDELLKGLTIHLVSTIDEVLLLALVHENDRPARKGTSKPAVTARKTRPGHAPRSR
- a CDS encoding TraR/DksA C4-type zinc finger protein, which gives rise to MRKSGANHSFPVGQGTKGAVAVMAAKSKKRNVAVAEVPIGARYDELKRMLVERQREILSEVQGKIRDVRAEGSEKDHEVLDPGETSEVDIQEDIEFALIQMKAETLNKINEALSRLEEGTYGHCFECAEEIAQPRLRALPFAVRCKDCEEAREMAQQRERIQARRGSSSLGFDMRG